In Legionella israelensis, the genomic window TACCAGATGGAGTAAACTATGAATGATAAAGTCACTGCTCTTAAACCATTTGGTGCACTCATAGAGCCTAAAGGTGAAAATACGAAGCTAACAGACCTGGATATAAATAACTTACGTAACTTATTTTCACAGAAACAACTCTTGATATTGAGAGGATTTGACACTTTTCAAAACGCCGATGACTTTTCTAATTATTGTGAGCAATGGGGTAAGGTTAGTATTTGGCCTTTTGGAAAGGTACTGGAATTGATTGAGCAGGAAAACCCAACAGATCACATTTTTGATAATAATTATGTTCCACTGCATTGGGACGGTATGTATCGCCCACAGGTGCCTGAGTATCAAATTTTTCATTGTGCAAAAGCGCCTTTGCCTGGACAAGGAGGAAGAACAACTTTCTCAAACACAATTTTAGCTTTAAAGTATGCTTCTGATGAAATAAAAGAACTTTGGAGTAAGGTAACTGGTATCTACCAGAGAAAAATGGAATTTTATAATAGTAAGACGGTATCCCCTGTTATCACAAAACACCCTTATAAGGACTTTTCGGTCATTCGCTACAATGAACCTCCCTCTCAAGATAAAAGGCATTTTGTAAATCCACCCAATCTTGAGTTTGCTGGTCTTAGCCATGAAACATTGGATTACTTTCATCAAAGTATGAAAAAAGCATTGTATTCCCCCCATAATTTCTATGCTCATGAATGGCAAACTGGAGATATCGTCATTGCAGATAATTTTTCACTGTTACATGGTAGAGAGGAATATGTTTCAAAATCTTCTCGCCACATTCAACGAGTTCATGTTTTAAGCAATCCTCCTTATGATAACCCTGGTTTGGAGTATTACGAGTGAGCACACAAATTGCAGACATTCTAATTGTAGGGGCAGGTCCGGTAGGACTTATGTGTGCTTACCTGGGAAAATTTTGTGGTTTAAACATAATTATTGCTGATAAGACTGATGCGCCTATCGAAATAGGTAGAGCAGATGCCCTTAACGCGCGCAGCTTACAATTACTTGAGATAGTCGATTTATTTACTGAACTCTATCCTTTAGGTAAAACATGTAACACTAGCTCAGTATGGGCAGATGGAAAATTTCTCTTAAGACAATCTTCATGGTGGGAGGAGTTGGAAGGCTGTTTGCATAAACATTTCCTTATGCTTGGTCAAGCTTATGTAGAGAAACTATTGGATGAAAAACTGAAAACAATGGGGGCTGCTGTAAAACGTTCAACAGCCATTGAAGATATCGAGATTAACGGGGCGGGATGTCTTACCACCCTTTCAAATGGCGAACGCATTCAATCAAGCTATGTCATTGGCGCAGATGGTGCCCGGTCCTTTGTTAGAAATCACTTTAAAATACCGTTTGAGATCATACGACCCCAAATGATATGGGCCGTCATAGATGGCATTATAGACACCGACTTTCCAAAAGTACCCGAGATTATCGTCTTTCAGACTGAAACATCCGATGTGGCCTGGATTCCAAGAGAAGGGAAAATGGATAGATTTTACATAAGAATGGATAGGAAAGAATTTACCTTAGAAGAAGCGATTAACAAAATAAATCATGCAATAAAGCCTCACACTATAAAGTTCAAGGAAATACTCTGGTCTTCACAGTTTTCCGTCAAAGAGTCGGTTGCCGAACAATTTTTCATACACGATCGTGTTTTTCTTACCGGTGATGCAGGCCATATTCATTCCGTTAACGGCGGACAAGGGCTCAACACGGGCCTTGCCGATGCATTTAATCTCATGTGGAAATTAAATATGGTTATTCATTGTGGCGCCCCGAAGTCATTTTTGCAAAGTTATGAAGATGAACGAAGACCGGTTGCTTTAAGCGTCATTGAGACTTCTGGTGAACTGGTTCGTTCAACCAAGTATTCACAAAATAAAACACATGCACAAGATTACGTCAAAATTGTTCAAAAACGTGCGGGAAACATCACTGGGATGGGTATTCGATATGGAGCTCAGGGCTTGCCTGGCTCGCGACTTTTTGATTTTGAAATTTATAAGGGCATCACCAAAACACGAATCTATTCTCTTCTTAACTATACGAAGTTTACCCTACTCATCTTTGGCGATTGTGAATTCAAGCTTCAGATTCCAGAATTTATAAAAACCATTCAAATTTACCCAGACAGATACAAAGAAAACTTTTGGACGAAGAGCACTCAATATATAAACCAGGCTGTTTTAGTAAGGCCTGATAGCTACATCCACTCTTTTGCACCCCTTGAAAAAGTTGAATCTCTGGCAAGATTATGGTGAAAAATTTCATCTTTTTAGCAGTAAGCATGTTGACTTGATTTAGGAAAATCAACTTCCTTTTTCTGCCGCATTGTTATTATTGTTCAAATTAACATATCAGCTTATGTTTAAAAAACTCAAAGAACGGAGTATCAGATATGAACAGACCAGTCGTAATTGTTGATCCATTATCTTCCGGAGTAGAGCTCGCACCAGCTTTTAAATCTCGAGAAATATCTGCGATTGCAATTCTTTTAAAATCCACGGACTGGATAGGTTTTGGAGCAAAAATCCGGGCTTCAGATTTTATCGAGATTATTCCAGAACAACCAAATCTTGTAGAGTTACTTAGGAAATACAATCCTCTTGCCATTATTCCAGGTACTGAGAAAGGTGTTCTCCTCGCCGAAACTCTGGCAGCAACCTTAACACCGCGGTTCGCCAATGATTCCAGCAAATCACTTAATAGATTACATAAAGCGCTAATGCAAAAATCCTTGAATGAGGCTGGTATTCCGGCTCTTAAGACATTCAATACCTCATCAGAAACTGAAGTGGAAAACTGGATTAAGGTAAATGAATTAACCGATTCACCGCTTATCATTAAACCGCCGATATCTGCCGGCAGTGATAAAGTCTTCCATATTCCAGCAAAAGGAGATTGGAAAAAAGCTTTCAACCGTGTTTTGACTGAGCCATCTAAAATTACTGGGAAAATGAATGAAACGGTTGTCGTGCAGGAACAAGCTATTGGCACGGAATTCGCCGTGGGTACCGTCAGCGCCAATGGAAAACACTATTTGGCTCATTTAATCAAATACAATAAAATAGCATCAAGTCATCGCAAAACCGTTTACGACTACGTTGAGTTTGTGCCTTATAGTGAGAAAATGCATGGCGAATTTTTTGATTATACTCAAAAAGCACTTGATGCTTTGGGTATTCGCTGGGGAGCAGCTCACAATGAAATCATTCTCACTGATAAAGGTCCTCGCCTTATAGAAACAGGAGCCCGAATGTGCGGCGGCCCCGTTGTAAGTTTTGCACGAGAAGCGACTGGTAGTAGTCAGGCAGATAAATTAGTTGAAATTTTTGCCGATGGCGATGTCATAACAAAAGACTATGTTTTTGAAAAAACCGTTGTTCCTGTTTTTTTAAAATCACCAGCAAAAGGGAAAATATCAAATATTGAAGTTTTCGCAGATGTTTCAAAATTACCGACTTTTCTCAATGAACATATTTGGTTTAAAAACGGTGACATTGTACCAGAAACAGTAGACTATCTAACGAGCATTGGCATTATTGCCTTAGCTGGAGACCGCGACTCCATTTTCCTAGATTACGTGAAAATTCGACAGTTAGAATCAAAATTAATGGTATTTTAATACTATTAGCACGTATTTTTTGTCTATTAACTTATTCAATCTTTGCTTTAATCTCTTTTACAGAAATAATTAATTGCAGTATTTTAAAGCTACCCAAGTTAATCATTTTATCATTAGTGCTAACATTACTATATTGATAATAAATTTCAGACCACTTAATAAAGAGGAATGTTAATTATTTAAAGGATTAAGTCATGTCAAAATTTCACAATATTTTGTTTGTCAGTCATGGATTAGGCGGAGAAGATGAAGGGTTAAAAAAAGCGCTCCAACTGGCGAGTGCAAACCAAACCTCATTAACTATTCTCATAGCATGCCCATCATTTCCAGATAGCCTAGGTGAATATAAAACTTCTTATGAACAATCCATCATTGAGCGAATGGAACAAGAGATTAAAGCTACAAAATCAGCTCTAAAAATCAGTAAAAAGAAACTCAACATTCATCTCGAGCTTGAATGCGGATCTGCACCGGATGTTCGTATTATTCAATATGCGCTAAGACATTCTCATGACTTACTGATAAAACAAGCCGAAACAAGTCCTAATCAAAGAGGTTTTAAAGCCTTAGATATGGAATTATTACGAAAATGTCCTTGCCCCTTATTTATGGTTCGTCCTGCAAAACATACAGGTAAAGAAATCAAGATAGCCGTTGCAATTGATCCCAAAAATGAAGAACAGGTCGGCAGAGAGCTTTCTCTTGACCTTCTTAAGTACGCATCTTCTCTGACTCACCACAACTCAGGACAACTGGATATTGTCTCATGTTGGCTTTTTCGACTTGAAGAATACCTAAGGGATAATATTTGGATAAAGGTTTCTGAATCTGAGTTAGATAAAATGGTTTTAGATGAAAAACATGAACAAAGCAAGGCGTTAGAGGCTATTATTAAAGACTCCAATATTCAAGAAAATTATCAAATTCATTTGCAAAAAGGCCTTCCTGAAGAAGCCATTCCTTCTTTTGTTGAGCATCATGAAATCGACATTTTAGTCATGGGCACTGTTGCACGAACCGGAATATCAGGTTTTATCATCGGCAATACCGCCGAAAACATCCTGCAAAAAATTAACTGTTCATTGCTGGCATTAAAACCTCAGGGGTTTGTTTCTCCTGTAAAAGCTTATTAAGTGGGGACTTTTCATGTTAAAGAATTGCCTTAAAAAACACCAGGGTAACTGGCATGTTCTGCCAGTTGAAAAGGTATTGACCTGGCTTGAAACTGATATTCAAGGATTAAATCAAGAAGAGGTTTTTAAAAGACAGGAAGCGTTTGAGCCCAATAGAATACCTGAAAAAGCCAAAGAATCCATCATTTTGCGTTTTTTCCGACATTTTAATCATATCCTGATTTATGTGCTTTTGTTTGCGGCAATGATTACAGCCTTACTGAATCACTGGATAGATACGGTTGTCATACTTGCTGTTGTGGTGGTTAACGCTTGTATCGGATTTATACAGGAGGGCAAAGCAGAAAAGGCGCTTGATGCCTTACGACAGATGTTATCGCCCACGGCTACAGTTATTCGACAGGAAGAGCGACAGACCATCCCTGCCAAAGAACTGGTACCTGGAGATATCGTGCTTCTGGATCAACTATGTCTTAACCGTTTTTTTAAATTTAATTACTCATGTTACGCACAATTGACTTTAACGAGCCATATTTTTTAACTCCTGCATGGCAATTTGGTTAGCCCTGAGTATTAATTTGTACTTGATGGCAAAGTGATTCAATTTTGTCTTTATTTTCATCATTTCCAGTTTGCAGTATGCAATGATTGCGGCAAAGATATGATTGGATTGTGTTTTAACCGTGCGGGTTGGAGATTTGTTCAGGCTTGCATTTTGTTTAATTGACTTGTGATACTCTTCAATCCGCCACCGTTTCTGGTACACTTCATAAAGACGTTCGGCACTACTGGTCATGTCATTAGAAACGAGATAGAGAACACCTGTAGAACCATTTTCGTTTTTGAAAATTTTCTTCAAAAGCCTCACTGGGAAGTCTAATCCCTTGAGATAGACTGTGTGGGCTATGTCCTCTTCAAGCTCTAATTCTCTGACTTTTGTGTACCGTCCGTTGTTGGCGTCGTTTTTGGATAAAGCTAAGGTTCGATTAGATTTAATCCCAATAATAAACGATTTTTGAAGGTCATTATGGATGTAAGCCATATTGGCCTTCGAGCCAAACCAATTGTCCGCAAGTACAAAGTCAAACAACACATGATTACTAACCGCTTGTGCGATAAGCTTGCGAAAAAGTTCATTTTTAGTCGTGGATGACTTTCTGCGAGCTTGCCTTGTTTCAATGTCACAAAAAGCAACGTCTTTTTTGATAACTTCATAACCAACAGGAACACTGAAGTCACCATACCGAACCATGCAGGTCAGGATATTAATCCCTTTGACCACATCACCTTTAGCATGGGAATAATGCCAACAATTAATTTCATTCTCATCGGTATAAGACTTCTCCTCAATCGAGTCATCCAATAAAAGAACACCGTCTGATGCTTCACTCTCCCTGACTGACTTCTTGACATAATTCCAGAGCGCTTTGGAACCAAAATCTTGTAGTCGTAAAAATCGTGTCACCTTGTCGTGAGCAAATTCACCATCCAACATCTCCGATAAACCTGTAGCTGTTGCATATTTATTCTGGCAAATTAAATAGTCAGTATAAATATCAAGCATATCCATTAAATCTTCCTCCCTAAAAATCAGGGATGAAATTTTAATTAAATTTCAGGGAGCAGCAAGGTTTAGTGCGTAACATGAGTTAATTAATCTATCATCATGCACAAAATAATCCCGAATTAAAATCTCTTATTCTGGCATTTGCAATAACAATGATTTTTCGCATTAAAGCAGTTAAAGCTACCATCTTTTTCTTTCCGGAAGAAATTAACTGATTGTAGAAAGATTTTAAGCTAGAATTTGAATTTCTTGCAGCCATGGCAGCTAAGAATAATATGGGCTTAATTCCACATCTGCCATAACCAATACACCGATAACCGCTAAACTGCCCGCTATCATTTGCCTTTGGTGCAAGGCCAGCAAGCGAAGCAATTTTACGTCGCGTTAAGGAACCTAATTCTGGTAATAAGACAAGAAGCTCATTAGCAATGATATCCCCTATGCCGGGAATAGTTTTTAGAATAGCTTTTTTTTCTCTTAACACAGAGTCAGCCTCTATCAAGGTATTTATTTCATCTGTAATGGTCTTGATTTGATTATTAAGCACCTCGAGCATTGCATTACAGCTCGCTTTGATGATGTCCGCGCGAGGAGCTTTTAATCTATTCTTTTCTGCAACAAGCATTTGTTTTAAATCATTACGACGCTGCACCAACTCAAATAAGGCAAGGGCTTTTGTTGATTGAGGAGTAAATAGTTCTAGTCGTTGTGCTCGCTCATACCCATATAAAGCCAATGAGAGGGCATCCAGTTTATCCGTCTTTGCCTCATTGCCATAAGATTGAATAAATCGTTTGACCTTACGTGTATTAGCTCGATGTACTGCAAACCCTGACTCACACAAAGTGAGCAATAATTGCATCTCATAACCACCTGTCGTTTCTAATACAGTTAAAGCATATTTTAATTTACTCTTGAAATCGTTTATAAACGCTTTAATACCTGTCGGATTATTTTCATATTCGTATATCTTTTTTGAGCCATACATCGCTACAACAAAAGAAATTTTTCCAATATCGATACCAATATAATTACTGTATAATGACATGCGCGCCTCGAAATTTTATTGTTTAGGATTGTAAGCGGACGTTCTTTAATCAGAGTCCTTTCAACTATTCAAACGTTTCGAGAGCAGGGCTAGAGTACCTTGATCCAGACGGTTGTTAAAACCTATTCCGCGACGGTCGCTCACGCCCGTGCCCTTTATTTTTACAATAAGGGGCTACTCTCTTAATGGCCATTATATAATTTTTTGTAACTTACAATTCCGGTGATAAAGTACCGGCAGACATGCGCTTGATTAAAGTGCATGGACTCATTGTGGATGAGTCCATCCTCACCGGTGAATCGGTGGCTGTAGAAAAGCAGGTTCAATCCGTAGCAAAAGATTCAGTGCTGGGGGAACGAGCTTCAATGGCTTATAGTGGTACGCTGGTGACCCGTGCGTAGCGGTATGTTAATTTTACTATAAACTCACGGATCTGAATTTAAAAAAGATGTGTTATAATATTGTACATGCTAGATATAAACCTGATAATTTCAAATTTTCTTATTCTTTATCTTCGTTTATTATTGCCTGGTGGAACGCGTAAAATAGCTGCCGAGAATGTTGCTTTGCGTAAACAGCTTATGACAATGACTCGTGGCATGAAGCGTTCACCCAAATTACAAACAAGTGATCGTATTTTCTTTGGGATGTTAGGAGCAATAATCAGTATCCATCGATTAGAAAAAATATCCATATTGTTAAAACCTGATACGATTTTAAAATTTCATAAAGCGCTTATCAAACGAAAATATAGCACTTTATTTTCAAGTAAAAAGACTAAAAGGCCGGGTAGAAAAGGCACTGAACAAGCAGTTATTGATGCAATTTTGGAAATGAAAAAACGAAATCCAAGCTATGGGTACCGGCGTATAACTATGCAGATATCTATTGCTTTTGATATTAATATTGATAAAAACATTGTTCGTAGAGTGCTTAATAAGCACTACAACTGCGTCCGGATGGCGGTGGTCCATCTTGGCTCACGTTTATTGGTCACATGAAAGATAGCCTTTAGTCAATTGTTTTTTTCCAAACCGAATCAATTAATTTGAAAACACACTGGGTTATGATTGTGATGGATTAGTTTACAGGTAGAATTATTGGTTTCGCTGTCCATAAAGGTTCGCTCATGGGGATTTATGTTTGTTTTATGTTTAACCAAGTTATTTCTGGTAAATCTCCACCAAAATACTTATCAAGCGATAGTGATCCGCTATTTACATTCTATCGTTGGCAAGCTAACTTACGCATCCTCGAAATTGAAGAGATCAAAACAGTGCCTTATGTCCCTATATCCCACCCCTTCGTTGAACGACTCATTGGAACATGTCGACGGGAATTTTTAGATAAAATTTTATTTTGGAATAACATGATCTACAAAATAAATTGGAGGCATTCCAACGTTATTATAACTACAATCGTGGCCATGAGAGTCTCGATGCACAATTACCCCCAGAAGAATCGGTTGGCAATGCTAAAAACGTGGCTGATTTAGGTAATTATCGCTGAGGGAAAATGTGTCGCGGATTATATCAATTACCGATCGCGGCTTAGCTTGTATAGCGTCACGCACAGGCGAAAATAAAACACGCTAACTTTCAAAAACCAGCGTCATCCACGCTTAATTCCAACCACATTGCATTTAGTATAGCAAAGGTGCAGGCAAGGCCCGTACCTAGGATCCAGGAAAAATACCACATATACACCTCCTAATAAGCACTTTCTTTATTTTGGGTAATGGTTCCCACCGTCACTTTTCCACGCAGTACGCGGTATACCCAAGTGGTATAGATAAGAATAATCGGTAAAAAAATAACGGTCGCCACCAACATAATGAATAAAGTTAATGAGCTGGATGAACTGTCCCAAACTAGCAAGCTTTGTGATGGATTTGAGGAAGAAGGCAAAATAAATGGAAACATACTGACGCCAACCGTTGCGATGATGCCAATGACCGTGATTGCACTGAAAACAAAGGCGGTACGCGCATAATTCACAAGCAATAGAGCCAATAGGGCGCCCGTTATCCCACTTAGAGGAGCAAGCCATGCGAATGGGACATGCTGATAATTGGCAAACCATGCTCCCGCTTCACGAATCACAGACTTATGCAACGGATTAGAAGGACCATCATGAACCATCACACCCGAAATGCTATAACCTTGAATCTGTTTATATAACCAGATGCCTCCTACGACAAAAAGGATTATCGTTAACAAACTGCAAATTCGAGCGGCTAATTGAGCGCGTTGCTGCAAATGGCCTTCTGTTTTCACATTTAAGAAAAACGCACCATGCATAGCCAGCATGAATACCGATAATAGGCCGCATAATAAAGCAAATGGATTTAGTAGGGCTAGGAAGGTACCCGTATAAAAAGGGCGCAAGCTGTCATCAAAGTAAAATGGAACGCCTTGTAAAACATTGCCGATAGCAACGCCAAAGATCAAAGCCGGGATAAACCCACCGATGAATAACGACCAGTCCCAAACCGCTTTCCAATGCTTATTGGGTAGTTTCGATCGGTACTTAAAACCAACGGGACGCAATATTAAAGCCAGCAGCACCACGAGCATAGCCAG contains:
- a CDS encoding cation-transporting P-type ATPase, with amino-acid sequence MLKNCLKKHQGNWHVLPVEKVLTWLETDIQGLNQEEVFKRQEAFEPNRIPEKAKESIILRFFRHFNHILIYVLLFAAMITALLNHWIDTVVILAVVVVNACIGFIQEGKAEKALDALRQMLSPTATVIRQEERQTIPAKELVPGDIVLLDQLCLNRFFKFNYSCYAQLTLTSHIF
- a CDS encoding IS110 family transposase, producing the protein MSLYSNYIGIDIGKISFVVAMYGSKKIYEYENNPTGIKAFINDFKSKLKYALTVLETTGGYEMQLLLTLCESGFAVHRANTRKVKRFIQSYGNEAKTDKLDALSLALYGYERAQRLELFTPQSTKALALFELVQRRNDLKQMLVAEKNRLKAPRADIIKASCNAMLEVLNNQIKTITDEINTLIEADSVLREKKAILKTIPGIGDIIANELLVLLPELGSLTRRKIASLAGLAPKANDSGQFSGYRCIGYGRCGIKPILFLAAMAARNSNSSLKSFYNQLISSGKKKMVALTALMRKIIVIANARIRDFNSGLFCA
- the cydX gene encoding cytochrome bd-I oxidase subunit CydX codes for the protein MWYFSWILGTGLACTFAILNAMWLELSVDDAGF
- a CDS encoding universal stress protein; translation: MSKFHNILFVSHGLGGEDEGLKKALQLASANQTSLTILIACPSFPDSLGEYKTSYEQSIIERMEQEIKATKSALKISKKKLNIHLELECGSAPDVRIIQYALRHSHDLLIKQAETSPNQRGFKALDMELLRKCPCPLFMVRPAKHTGKEIKIAVAIDPKNEEQVGRELSLDLLKYASSLTHHNSGQLDIVSCWLFRLEEYLRDNIWIKVSESELDKMVLDEKHEQSKALEAIIKDSNIQENYQIHLQKGLPEEAIPSFVEHHEIDILVMGTVARTGISGFIIGNTAENILQKINCSLLALKPQGFVSPVKAY
- a CDS encoding TauD/TfdA dioxygenase family protein; this encodes MNDKVTALKPFGALIEPKGENTKLTDLDINNLRNLFSQKQLLILRGFDTFQNADDFSNYCEQWGKVSIWPFGKVLELIEQENPTDHIFDNNYVPLHWDGMYRPQVPEYQIFHCAKAPLPGQGGRTTFSNTILALKYASDEIKELWSKVTGIYQRKMEFYNSKTVSPVITKHPYKDFSVIRYNEPPSQDKRHFVNPPNLEFAGLSHETLDYFHQSMKKALYSPHNFYAHEWQTGDIVIADNFSLLHGREEYVSKSSRHIQRVHVLSNPPYDNPGLEYYE
- a CDS encoding FAD-binding protein, with the protein product MSTQIADILIVGAGPVGLMCAYLGKFCGLNIIIADKTDAPIEIGRADALNARSLQLLEIVDLFTELYPLGKTCNTSSVWADGKFLLRQSSWWEELEGCLHKHFLMLGQAYVEKLLDEKLKTMGAAVKRSTAIEDIEINGAGCLTTLSNGERIQSSYVIGADGARSFVRNHFKIPFEIIRPQMIWAVIDGIIDTDFPKVPEIIVFQTETSDVAWIPREGKMDRFYIRMDRKEFTLEEAINKINHAIKPHTIKFKEILWSSQFSVKESVAEQFFIHDRVFLTGDAGHIHSVNGGQGLNTGLADAFNLMWKLNMVIHCGAPKSFLQSYEDERRPVALSVIETSGELVRSTKYSQNKTHAQDYVKIVQKRAGNITGMGIRYGAQGLPGSRLFDFEIYKGITKTRIYSLLNYTKFTLLIFGDCEFKLQIPEFIKTIQIYPDRYKENFWTKSTQYINQAVLVRPDSYIHSFAPLEKVESLARLW
- a CDS encoding ATP-grasp domain-containing protein, which codes for MNRPVVIVDPLSSGVELAPAFKSREISAIAILLKSTDWIGFGAKIRASDFIEIIPEQPNLVELLRKYNPLAIIPGTEKGVLLAETLAATLTPRFANDSSKSLNRLHKALMQKSLNEAGIPALKTFNTSSETEVENWIKVNELTDSPLIIKPPISAGSDKVFHIPAKGDWKKAFNRVLTEPSKITGKMNETVVVQEQAIGTEFAVGTVSANGKHYLAHLIKYNKIASSHRKTVYDYVEFVPYSEKMHGEFFDYTQKALDALGIRWGAAHNEIILTDKGPRLIETGARMCGGPVVSFAREATGSSQADKLVEIFADGDVITKDYVFEKTVVPVFLKSPAKGKISNIEVFADVSKLPTFLNEHIWFKNGDIVPETVDYLTSIGIIALAGDRDSIFLDYVKIRQLESKLMVF
- the cydB gene encoding cytochrome d ubiquinol oxidase subunit II; translated protein: MPLDYETLRIIWWVLLGVLLIGFAVMDGFDLGVAMWLPWLTKTDMERRILLNSIGPTWEGNQVWFILGGGAIFAAWPALYALSFSGFYLAMLVVLLALILRPVGFKYRSKLPNKHWKAVWDWSLFIGGFIPALIFGVAIGNVLQGVPFYFDDSLRPFYTGTFLALLNPFALLCGLLSVFMLAMHGAFFLNVKTEGHLQQRAQLAARICSLLTIILFVVGGIWLYKQIQGYSISGVMVHDGPSNPLHKSVIREAGAWFANYQHVPFAWLAPLSGITGALLALLLVNYARTAFVFSAITVIGIIATVGVSMFPFILPSSSNPSQSLLVWDSSSSSLTLFIMLVATVIFLPIILIYTTWVYRVLRGKVTVGTITQNKESAY
- a CDS encoding IS701 family transposase — translated: MDMLDIYTDYLICQNKYATATGLSEMLDGEFAHDKVTRFLRLQDFGSKALWNYVKKSVRESEASDGVLLLDDSIEEKSYTDENEINCWHYSHAKGDVVKGINILTCMVRYGDFSVPVGYEVIKKDVAFCDIETRQARRKSSTTKNELFRKLIAQAVSNHVLFDFVLADNWFGSKANMAYIHNDLQKSFIIGIKSNRTLALSKNDANNGRYTKVRELELEEDIAHTVYLKGLDFPVRLLKKIFKNENGSTGVLYLVSNDMTSSAERLYEVYQKRWRIEEYHKSIKQNASLNKSPTRTVKTQSNHIFAAIIAYCKLEMMKIKTKLNHFAIKYKLILRANQIAMQELKNMAR